The stretch of DNA CCGACGGCGGGCGACCCCCAAGAAAAGCACTCCCGAACGAGCAGATTCCCACCTGAGTGCTCGTATGCAATCACTCAGAAACAGAGTTCTTCATACAAACATGAATTAATCCTGAATCATGCGGGAACAACACCTGAGATTGCCGTCTGGTCCGCGTGCCGACGGGTTTGTCTGGCCGTCTGGTGGTTGCACTGAAGCCTACTTTTTAAGTAGGGTTCAGTGCGATGGCAAAGGGTCCGCGAAATGTGCAGATTACGTTCGGTTCGCCAACCCTGACGCATTACGGCGGTGTCTATCTCCTGCACCGCTTCTTCACGCGGATTGGACCGAAACACGCCTTCGCCGAGAAGCTCCGGGTCTGCCATCGCAACACGCGCTACACCGTTGGGGAGATGGTCTTGGCGGTGTTGTATCCGATGATCCTTGGCCTTGGACGGATCGAGACGACGCAACTCCTCCAACACAATGGTGTCTTCCAATATCTGACCGGCCTGCAGCGCTATCCCAATCCCACGACCGTGCGGCGCTTCTTGCTGCGGGCGGCACCGACTGCGCTGCCAAGACTGCGCCGGCTGCACGATCGGTTTCTGGCCCTGATGACGGGACGGCCACACCAGCCATCGCGGCTGATCTTCGATGTCGACTCGACCGTCCTCGTCCTCTACGGCAAGCAAGAGAAGGCGACGATCGGCTACAACCCGATCAAGCGTGGCCGGCCCTCGTATCACCCGTTGCTCTGCTTCGAGGGCCGGAGCAAGGATTTCTGGCACGGCGAATTGCGGCCCGGCGCCACCCACACGGCCAGCGGGACGCCCGATCTCCTCGCGGCCTGCTTCGCGAAGATTCCTGCCGGGGTTCGGCTGGTCATCGTCCGCGCGGACAAAGGGTTTTACGACCACACCCTGATCGAGTGGCTCGAAGAGCGACGCGCCCGCTTCGTCATCGTCGCTCGCTTGACGACGCCCATCAAACGCAAGCTGGCGCACCTGCGGTATGTAAGTCCCCGTCAGACCATCGACGTCGCCGAGTTTCGCTATCAGCCCCTCCGGTGGCCTCGGCCCTATCGCTTTGTCGTGGTGCGACGGCCTCAGCCCGACGAACCGACCGACCAATTGACGCTCTTCAAGCT from Nitrospira sp. encodes:
- a CDS encoding IS1380 family transposase, giving the protein MAKGPRNVQITFGSPTLTHYGGVYLLHRFFTRIGPKHAFAEKLRVCHRNTRYTVGEMVLAVLYPMILGLGRIETTQLLQHNGVFQYLTGLQRYPNPTTVRRFLLRAAPTALPRLRRLHDRFLALMTGRPHQPSRLIFDVDSTVLVLYGKQEKATIGYNPIKRGRPSYHPLLCFEGRSKDFWHGELRPGATHTASGTPDLLAACFAKIPAGVRLVIVRADKGFYDHTLIEWLEERRARFVIVARLTTPIKRKLAHLRYVSPRQTIDVAEFRYQPLRWPRPYRFVVVRRPQPDEPTDQLTLFKLGRYHYQVLVTNLPLQPLNLWRFYNDRAGVELLIKQLKGDYALGSIPTRHFLANETYFHLLLFAYNLINWFKRLCLPAELHTATLQTLRQHILLMPGQLSRTDNRPRLILPASGSREAAWKYALDHIENLKL